A window of the Flavobacterium sangjuense genome harbors these coding sequences:
- a CDS encoding ABC transporter ATP-binding protein: protein MIQVNNLTKRYNLGTMVLNMPDLEIPKGQSFGLVGNNGAGKTTFFSLLLDLIQPSSGHIINNEVQVDKSEAWKPFTSAFIDESFLIGYLTAEEYFYFIGDLRGQNKADVDDLLKKHEEFFNGEILNSKKYLRDLSKGNMKKVGIIATLIGNPEVIILDEPFANLDPTTVNRLKKIIKELAENPNVTVLVSSHDLVHTVEVCNRIVALHLGEVVKDIKTSPETLKELEAFFAV from the coding sequence ATGATACAAGTAAATAATTTAACCAAAAGATACAATCTGGGAACTATGGTTTTAAACATGCCAGACCTTGAAATTCCAAAAGGACAAAGCTTTGGATTGGTTGGAAATAACGGTGCGGGGAAAACTACTTTTTTCAGTTTGTTGTTGGATTTAATTCAGCCAAGTTCCGGACATATAATAAACAACGAAGTGCAAGTCGACAAAAGTGAAGCATGGAAGCCTTTTACTTCGGCATTTATTGATGAAAGCTTTTTGATAGGTTATTTAACTGCCGAAGAATATTTTTATTTCATTGGCGATTTGCGCGGACAAAATAAGGCCGATGTTGATGACTTACTAAAAAAGCATGAAGAATTTTTCAACGGTGAAATTCTAAACAGCAAAAAATATTTAAGAGATTTATCCAAAGGGAATATGAAAAAAGTAGGGATTATCGCGACTTTAATCGGAAACCCGGAAGTGATTATTTTGGATGAACCTTTCGCTAATTTGGATCCAACAACAGTTAACAGATTAAAAAAAATCATCAAAGAACTAGCAGAAAACCCTAATGTTACAGTTTTGGTTTCTTCGCATGATTTGGTTCATACGGTTGAAGTTTGCAACAGAATTGTTGCACTGCATTTGGGCGAAGTGGTAAAAGACATCAAAACATCACCGGAAACTCTGAAGGAATTAGAAGCCTTTTTCGCGGTTTAA